The genome window TGACAAGTCTATGAGCGATTTTTATACTTTCATCAACTGTTTCCGGCATTCCTGATTCATCCATACACAAAGCTATAACACCGGTTTTATATTTGACTGCAAGTGGGAGTAGGGAATCGTACCTGTCTTTTTCATCAGTTATTGAATTGACAATCGGTTGACCGTTTTGGTTTGCATTCAGTGCTTTTTCAAGGGCCTTAGGATTTGTAGTTGCTATGGAAAAAGGAATATCGATAACATTCTGTATAGTGCTGATAATCCATTCCAGTTTTTCCGGTTCATTATCTGAAAAAGTTCTTGCATTTATATCAATGTATGATGCACCTGCCTCATATTGCTTTTTTGCTATTTCCTGTATTTCTACGGAATTATTGCTTTCTATCAGGTGCTTTATTACCTTTAATGTACTGTTGATTTTTTCACCGATAACAATCATTTTGAAACCTCCCTATTATAAAACATATTATAGCCTAATTTCCAGCCATTCACAATATATTTATTGCTTATGAATTTCCAAGCGTGAAAATGTCCGTATTATTCTTCTATTATATTGGCAAACTATACAAATAAATATACTTGGAGAAGGAGGATATATGGAAAATTTAT of Clostridia bacterium contains these proteins:
- a CDS encoding dihydropteroate synthase, whose product is MIVIGEKINSTLKVIKHLIESNNSVEIQEIAKKQYEAGASYIDINARTFSDNEPEKLEWIISTIQNVIDIPFSIATTNPKALEKALNANQNGQPIVNSITDEKDRYDSLLPLAVKYKTGVIALCMDESGMPETVDESIKIAHRLVRKLSDSGIPMKDIYLDPMVRAIGSGSQHGIMALESISKLKKEFPGAHITCGISNISFGIPARKLMNQAFLVAALSAGLDSGILDPLDKKLMSSLYAAEALLGIDDFCMEYQMKFREGLLDT